One part of the Parabacteroides distasonis ATCC 8503 genome encodes these proteins:
- the rho gene encoding transcription termination factor Rho: MQKYNILELNEKLLPELQSIAEELGIKKVSSLKKEELVYRILDEQAISYAGIQAEKMKEKEAKKPVEGRKRGRPAKAASPKVAKAETAEAAESAQQASEKPVAAPADKKEQKEQPERKKRVRIEKKEKVAGAIAPSEDNKEVVVSKEPQTISMVTEISAVETPAVVESPVEKPLLPPVVAELETEEEAALPENTTPVEVAEETTSPQATEEEPKRIVFRHPDAKSVLDQIFPFSAPKPEANKPQPEAAPQQNNPRQNNRQNNHNNNRNNNNANNNQQAQEKMYEFDGILTGTGVLEMMQDGYGFLRSSDYNYLTSPDDIYVSQSQIKLFGLKTGDVVEGSIRPPKEGEKYFPLVKVDKINGRTPEEVRDRVPFDHLTPLFPDEKFMLTARKSPKVYDNIAVRVVDLFSPIGKGQRGLIVAQPKTGKTMLLKDIANAIAYNHPEVYMIILLIDERPEEVTDMARSVDAEVIASTFDEPAERHVKIAEIVLNKAKRMVECGHDVVILLDSITRLARAYNTVQPASGKVLSGGVDANALQKPKRFFGAARNIENGGSLTILATALTETGSKMDDVIFEEFKGTGNMELQLDRKLANKRIYPAVDITASSTRRDDLLQDESTLNRMWVLRKYLSDMNSMEAMEFVKQRMEQTVDNMEFLASMNG, translated from the coding sequence AAAGATGAAAGAGAAAGAGGCTAAGAAGCCTGTAGAGGGCCGTAAGAGAGGCCGTCCGGCTAAAGCCGCTTCTCCTAAAGTGGCGAAGGCTGAGACTGCCGAAGCTGCAGAGAGTGCCCAACAGGCTTCGGAAAAGCCAGTGGCTGCTCCGGCTGACAAGAAAGAGCAAAAAGAGCAGCCTGAACGTAAGAAAAGAGTCCGTATCGAGAAAAAGGAAAAGGTAGCGGGCGCTATCGCTCCTTCCGAGGATAACAAGGAAGTGGTGGTTTCGAAAGAGCCGCAAACGATCTCTATGGTAACGGAAATCTCGGCCGTGGAAACTCCGGCGGTAGTAGAGAGCCCGGTGGAGAAACCGTTGTTGCCTCCTGTTGTGGCGGAACTTGAAACGGAAGAAGAAGCCGCTTTGCCGGAAAATACGACTCCGGTAGAGGTAGCGGAAGAAACCACTTCACCACAAGCGACGGAAGAAGAGCCTAAGCGCATCGTATTTCGCCATCCGGACGCTAAATCCGTATTGGATCAGATTTTCCCGTTCTCCGCTCCGAAACCCGAGGCTAACAAACCTCAACCCGAGGCCGCTCCCCAGCAGAATAATCCTCGACAGAACAATCGACAGAATAATCATAATAACAACCGTAATAACAATAACGCTAATAACAACCAGCAGGCTCAAGAGAAAATGTATGAGTTTGACGGCATCCTTACAGGAACCGGCGTGTTGGAGATGATGCAAGATGGTTACGGTTTCCTTCGTTCTTCAGATTATAACTATTTGACTTCACCGGACGATATTTATGTCTCTCAATCCCAGATCAAGTTATTTGGCTTGAAAACGGGTGACGTGGTAGAAGGCTCGATTCGTCCGCCGAAGGAAGGTGAGAAGTATTTCCCGTTGGTGAAAGTGGACAAGATCAATGGCCGTACGCCGGAAGAGGTTCGCGACCGGGTTCCTTTCGATCATTTGACCCCGTTATTCCCGGATGAGAAATTCATGCTTACGGCACGTAAATCACCGAAAGTATACGATAATATCGCCGTACGTGTGGTTGATTTATTCTCCCCGATCGGAAAAGGGCAACGTGGTTTGATCGTCGCTCAACCGAAAACCGGTAAGACGATGTTGCTGAAAGATATCGCGAACGCTATCGCTTACAACCATCCCGAGGTTTATATGATTATATTATTGATCGACGAACGTCCAGAGGAGGTTACGGATATGGCTCGTAGCGTGGATGCGGAAGTAATCGCTTCTACATTCGACGAACCAGCTGAACGTCACGTGAAAATCGCTGAGATCGTATTGAACAAGGCGAAACGAATGGTAGAATGTGGTCATGATGTCGTGATTCTTCTTGACTCGATCACTCGTTTGGCTCGTGCTTATAATACGGTACAACCGGCTTCCGGTAAGGTGCTTTCCGGTGGTGTGGACGCAAATGCGTTGCAGAAGCCGAAGCGTTTCTTCGGTGCCGCCCGTAATATTGAGAATGGCGGTAGCCTTACGATTCTAGCCACCGCCCTTACGGAGACTGGCTCTAAGATGGACGACGTGATCTTCGAGGAATTCAAGGGTACGGGTAATATGGAGTTACAATTGGATCGTAAATTAGCCAATAAACGTATCTATCCGGCTGTGGATATCACGGCTTCCAGCACTCGCCGTGATGATTTATTGCAGGATGAGAGCACGTTGAACCGTATGTGGGTCTTACGCAAATATCTATCAGACATGAACTCTATGGAGGCTATGGAATTTGTTAAGCAACGGATGGAACAAACCGTTGATAATATGGAATTCTTGGCATCCATGAACGGTTGA